Proteins encoded together in one Asterias rubens chromosome 4, eAstRub1.3, whole genome shotgun sequence window:
- the LOC117289452 gene encoding proline-rich transmembrane protein 4-like produces the protein MSLNMTQRNIASIAEVHPTGMDLFEMTAPPGDLTTSTPMDIPCEWASTTEYLQSAFDIHVYGYAGVYILTGIVSVIRLYRLYTFRAGRLMSGFHVKLNMHISTLIFSLLRTVMLCLDPYGFKCRVPPLLIRLLMSMAFPCLAVAFNLLLLLLLETTKLYPNLSCIKHQTLTLVGSAGVYSLVLILKDLLLDYDAISAIIFDIFALIIYTIWGVVMMIGYFFVAWKIRSSLRTSGSPVESEALRRFSGLLQACGMVGLFTLMTQILYAICKYGLPKPFITKNPWVWWCLQSALFMFESVMSCLLMVVASRTDNKRHVNVAPCTTWEWPRMHGWNLEAVPTRPGRPVPAGMNVKKNSPVHPTQSTNARQDGCTPHV, from the coding sequence ATGAGTCTAAATATGACCCAGCGTAACATTGCATCAATAGCCGAGGTCCACCCAACGGGGATGGATCTGTTTGAGATGACAGCACCACCGGGGGATCTCACCACTTCAACACCCATGGATATCCCGTGTGAATGGGCATCAACCACGGAGTATTTGCAATCTGCATTTGATATCCACGTCTATGGGTACGCTGGAGTGTATATATTGACTGGTATAGTGTCCGTCATTCGTCTGTATCGCCTGTACACATTCCGAGCCGGACGCCTTATGAGCGGGTTTCATGTTAAACTCAACATGCACATTTCTACGTTAATATTCAGCCTTTTGCGAACAGTCATGTTATGCCTTGACCCGTATGGGTTTAAATGCAGAGTACCACCTCTTTTGATCAGGTTGCTGATGTCAATGGCCTTTCCATGTCTTGCCGTGGCTTTTAATTTACTTCTCTTGCTATTACTAGAAACCACTAAATTATACCCGAACTTATCGTGTATTAAACATCAGACGCTGACTTTGGTTGGCAGTGCTGGGGTGTACTCATTGGTTCTTATATTAAAGGATTTACTCCTTGACTATGACGCCATATCGGCAATCATCTTTGATATATTTGCCTTGATTATCTACACTATCTGGGGTGTGGTTATGATGATTGGTTACTTCTTTGTTGCCTGGAAGATACGAAGCAGTCTTCGAACCAGCGGCAGCCCGGTTGAGAGTGAAGCGCTTCGACGTTTTTCCGGACTCCTCCAAGCATGTGGTATGGTTGGGCTCTTCACGCTCATGACGCAGATACTGTACGCGATCTGCAAGTACGGGCTGCCGAAGCCTTTTATCACCAAGAACCCATGGGTGTGGTGGTGCCTGCAGTCGGCACTCTTCATGTTTGAATCAGTCATGTCATGCTTACTCATGGTTGTTGCAAGCCGAACAGACAATAAGAGACATGTGAATGTAGCACCGTGTACAACTTGGGAGTGGCCACGTATGCATGGTTGGAACCTAGAGGCTGTACCAACTCGACCAGGGAGACCTGTGCCAGCCGGGATGAACGTCAAGAAGAATTCACCCGTACATCCCACACAGTCTACCAATGCCagacaagatggctgcactCCACACGTGTAA